The genomic stretch CTTAGCTCCCCCAGGGCTAGCCCTGACCAGTCCTGTCCCCAGGTATTCCGCCATGGCGACCGGGCCCCGCTGGCCTCCTACCCCATGGACCCACACAAGGAGGTGGCCTCCACCCTGTGGCCACGAGGCCTGGGCCAGCTGACCACGGTGAGAAGCGGGTAGGCGGTGAGGGcaagggtgggaggggtggggaggggtaggCTGAGGCTGTTCTGTCCCCAGGAGGGGGTCCGCCAGCAGCTGGAGCTGGGCCGCTTCCTGAGGAGCCGCTACGAGGCCTTCCTGAGTCCGGAGTACCGGCGGGAGGAGGTAGGGCCATAGTGACCCCCACCTGGCCCCCTGACCTCCCACCTGTGACCTCCACTGACTACAACGCTCTCTTTGGGCCTCTACCTCTGGCCTTTGACCTCCATCAACCTGACTTGCCCTCTACCTCTAATCTCTGACCCCCGATACACTGACTAACCCACACTGACTTCTGACCCCATCTCAACCTGTCACATCTCGACCTCTGACCTCCATCAACTCTGACTTTATTTTCTGGCCTCCATCTCTGTTTTCTAAGTCCCATTGACTCCAATCAGACCTCTGGCCTCTGACATTTGACCCCAAACTTGATTTCGATCTTTGACCCTTGTTGACGTAACTTGCCCTCTTGACCTCTAACCTTTAACCTCTACACTTTATCAATTCTGACCTACCTTTTCTGTCTCCTCCTATGTCTTCTGACATCCCCCAGCTACAGACAGTCCTCCTGACCTCTGAAGAACATGTATTGAACTCTGACTCCAAGTCCTCCAAGTTGCCCTCCTAAACTTGACCTCTAACCTCCAGCCTCTACTGATTCTGATCTTCCTTTTTGACCCTCATTGACTCAATTGACCCCCTAAATCCAACATGGCTGTCCAGCTTAGGACGTCCAGCCCAACTGCTCCCGACATTAGCCTCTGGACCCTTGATCCCAACTTCCAACTTCGAAGGCCACATGATTCTCAGTGTCTGACCCCTACTCCAAAGTGAATCTGAGGCTTCTGATTTGCCACAACAGCTGACCTCTGTCCCCAACCACGACCCCTTGCGTGCCCTCTCTCCACCCCGCTCCAGGTGTACATCCGCAGCACGGACTTTGACCGCACGCTGGAGAGCGCCCAGGCCAACCTCGCCGGGCTGTTTCCCGAGGCTGCTCCAGGGAGCCCCGAGGCCCACTGGAGGCCGATCCCGGTGCACACGGTGCCCGTGGCTGAGGATAAGGTCAGGGGGCTGGACCCAGGTGTGGCGAGGGAGAGAGCGGGTGGAGAGAGAGGCAGCTCTGGGTCTGGCCGCCTGAGCTGGCTCCGAGAAGCAAGGCTGTCCTCGAGCTGGTCTGTCCAGACCAGGGTGAGCCTCGGCCCACGCTGCTCTCCTGGATCTGGGAGAAACTGCGACAAAGACGCAGGGACCGAGAGCCCGGGTTCCCCCGACCCGCTGTGAGACCCAAGGCAAGGCACACGGCTgtcctctctgagactcagttttcccCAGCTGCTGAGGTTCCCCATGCGCAGCTGTCCCCGATACCACGAGCTGCTGCGGGAGGCCACCGAGGCCGCCGAGTACCAGGAGGCCCTGGAGGGCTGGACGGTGAGCAGGGCGGCGGTGGGGGGCGGGACGCAGGGGATGGGCCTGGGCTCACCCAGCCCCGCGCATCCAGGGCTTCCTGAGTCGCCTGGAGAACTTCACGGGACTGTCGCTGGTTGGAGAGCCACTGCGCAGGGCATGGAAGGTTCTGGACACCCTCATGTGCCAGGTGAGCCCTGCCCCTTCCCAGCCAAGGGTTTAAGGACACCTGTTTCCAATCCCAGCTTGCTACTCACTAGCTGTGTTCCCTCAGGCATGTAGTTaatcctctgtgcctcagttttcccatctgcacAGTGGGGATGGCAACACCGGTATCAACACCTCCCCAGGACGCTGTGAGGATTCAAATGGGTTAATCCACGCACTGTGCTTACAATAGTGCCTGGTGTACAGTGAGGGCCTCACCAGGGTTTGAGGCTACACATTTGGCAACTCCTCCCCACAGTCCTATAATCAGAAAACCCAAAACCTGGGCAGCGGGAGCTGACCTGAAATGAtgcaatgcctttttttttttttttttttttttttttggagacaggatctcactctgtcacccaggctggagtgcaatggcattatcatagctcactgcagcttccatctcCCTGGCTataggaattctcctgcctcagcctcccaagtagctgaggcaggcaggggcacaccatcatgcctggctaattaaaaaaaaattaattttttgcagagatggggtctcactatgttgcccaggaactcctgggctcaaacaatcctttcGCCTCcccaagcgctgggattacaggcgtgagccaccatacccagctagtacTCTTGCTAGTCTTTGCTCACTCCAGCTCACGGGAATGTTCTGAATCGCAGGGTGGGAGCAGTGATGTGTGTGACTAAGGGGGCTACCCCGGCCCTTGCTGTGTGTGTTCCATGCTGTGTGGTGTCAGCACCATCAGACCTTTCTAAAGTCCAGAATGTCTGAGCTGTGAAATACCTCTGGCCCCAGGGGTTTCAGATAAAGCCTTCTGGGCTGTGTAATGACGATGTCTACTATTAACTAATAATCgctgttggctgggcgtggtggctcacacctgtaatcccaccactttgagaggctgaggtgggcagatcacctgaggtcaggagtttcagaccagtctgaccaacacggtaaaaccccgtctctactaaaaataaaaaaaaaattagccaggaatggtggcacgcacttgtaatcacagctacttgggaggctgaggcaggagaatcacctgaacccgggaggcaagggttgcagagagccaagattgcgctactgcactccagcctgggtgatggagcaaggctccgtttcaaaacaaaaaaccactgtTATCCACATCATGATTTCCCAGCCAGATCCAGATCCGGCCCATGGGGGGACTCAGAAGAGCAGGGGGCAGCACAGGCCTGCGGGGCCAGAGGCAAACTCGAGGGCTCAGGATGGTCCATCTGTCCTGTCTCCCCACAGCAAGCCCACGGTCTTCCACtaccagcctgggcctccccagaTGTCCTGCGGACTCTTGCCCAGATCTCGGCTTTGGATATTGGAGCCCACGTGGGCCCACCCCGGGCAGCAGAGAAGGCCCAGCTGACAGGGGGTGAGGTGTGGGTCCGGGAGGCTGGGGTGCCTTCCTCTGGGAGAGTCTAAGCTCTTTTTTCCCATCCTCAGGGATCCTGCTGAATGCTATCCTTGCAAACTTCTCCCGGGTCCAGCGCCTGGGGCTGCCCCTCAAGATGGTCATGTACTCAGCTGTGAGTCCTTGGGAAGCAGTGCCACGTGGCACTGAGGCACAGGGATGAGGGTGACAGCGATTTAGGTGAGGaagagcctgtggtcccagtggatctcagcccactgcctgGGGTAACCCGTATCTCCAAACCCTACTCTCAGGCTCTACCATTAGTCTGGAAAGAGGGAGGTGACGGGGTTATGGGAGGAagaatttatgaataaatataattcCTTACTCGTTTTCTTTAAGAAACTACGATTAGACTAAGCAGTCTGTCCTTCCGGAGGAGAAAGGCTGCTTAGTCCAATCATATTTTGCACCTACTTGAGCAACCTTTATTAAGTGGCCGCCTGCAAGTGTTGGTACTGCCTTCAGGATGGGAGGAAGGAGTAGCTTTGGGGGGTTGGTTCTAAGAAGCCTGGGGGACATCTGGATGCGCAAGTCTAGTGTTCAGGAGAAAGGCCTCCAGAGAGAAGTGCCGTCTCAGCCCTCGGGTCCACCTGCAGCATGACAGCACCCTGCTGGCCCTCCAGGGGGCCCTGGGCCTCTATGATGGACACACCCCGCCATAtgctgcctgcctcggctttgAGTTCCGGAAGCACCTGGGGAATCCCGCCAAAGATGGAGGGTGAGAATGG from Pan paniscus chromosome 20, NHGRI_mPanPan1-v2.0_pri, whole genome shotgun sequence encodes the following:
- the ACP4 gene encoding testicular acid phosphatase isoform X3 produces the protein MAGLGFWGHPAGPLLLLLLLVLPPRALPEGPLVFVALVFRHGDRAPLASYPMDPHKEVASTLWPRGLGQLTTEGVRQQLELGRFLRSRYEAFLSPEYRREEVYIRSTDFDRTLESAQANLAGLFPEAAPGSPEAHWRPIPVHTVPVAEDKLLRFPMRSCPRYHELLREATEAAEYQEALEGWTGFLSRLENFTGLSLVGEPLRRAWKVLDTLMCQQAHGLPLPAWASPDVLRTLAQISALDIGAHVGPPRAAEKAQLTGGILLNAILANFSRVQRLGLPLKMVMYSAHDSTLLALQGALGLYDGHTPPYAACLGFEFRKHLGNPAKDGGNVTVSLFYRNDSAHLPLPLSLPGCPAPCPLGRFYQLTAPARPPAHGVSCHGPYEAATPPAPVVPLLAGAVAVLVALSLGLGLLAWRPGCLRALGGPV
- the ACP4 gene encoding testicular acid phosphatase isoform X2 codes for the protein MDPHKEVASTLWPRGLGQLTTEGVRQQLELGRFLRSRYEAFLSPEYRREEVYIRSTDFDRTLESAQANLAGLFPEAAPGSPEAHWRPIPVHTVPVAEDKLLRFPMRSCPRYHELLREATEAAEYQEALEGWTGFLSRLENFTGLSLVGEPLRRAWKVLDTLMCQQAHGLPLPAWASPDVLRTLAQISALDIGAHVGPPRAAEKAQLTGGILLNAILANFSRVQRLGLPLKMVMYSAHDSTLLALQGALGLYDGHTPPYAACLGFEFRKHLGNPAKDGGNVTVSLFYRNDSAHLPLPLSLPGCPAPCPLGRFYQLTAPARPPAHGVSCHGPYEAATPPAPVVPLLAGAVAVLVALSLGLGLLAWRPGCLRALGGPV
- the ACP4 gene encoding testicular acid phosphatase isoform X1 is translated as MDPHKEVASTLWPRGLGQLTTEGVRQQLELGRFLRSRYEAFLSPEYRREEVYIRSTDFDRTLESAQANLAGLFPEAAPGSPEAHWRPIPVHTVPVAEDKLLRFPMRSCPRYHELLREATEAAEYQEALEGWTGFLSRLENFTGLSLVGEPLRRAWKVLDTLMCQQAHGLPLPAWASPDVLRTLAQISALDIGAHVGPPRAAEKAQLTGGILLNAILANFSRVQRLGLPLKMVMYSAHDSTLLALQGALGLYDGHTPPYAACLGFEFRKHLGNPAKDGGNVTVSLFYRNDSAHLPLPLSLPGCPAPCPLGRFYQLTAPARPPAHGVSCHGPYEAATPPGDSPLCWGGSGGSPSPGTHPPHSPCSSSGAPAGRSCSCAGGTQLGAGPAGLETRVPAGLGGPRVSQKPGLPYPQLTLDPNMYAQ